One Dromiciops gliroides isolate mDroGli1 chromosome 3, mDroGli1.pri, whole genome shotgun sequence DNA segment encodes these proteins:
- the LOC122751784 gene encoding olfactory marker protein: MAAEEADKPQLEMPLVLDEDLTKQMRIRVDTLKKNNEKRQDGEKLLRPAEFVYRLDFIQQQKLQFERWNIMLDKAGKVTITGTSQHWTPDLTNLMTRQLLDPAAIFWRKEDSDAMDWNEADAQEFGERLSELAKIRKVMYFLITFGEGLEPANLKSSVIFNLL; this comes from the coding sequence ATGGCTGCTGAGGAGGCTGATAAGCCACAGCTGGAAATGCCGCTGGTCCTCGATGAGGACTTGACCAAGCAGATGAGGATACGAGTGGACACTCTGAAGAAGAACAATGAGAAGCGCCAGGATGGGGAGAAGCTGCTGAGGCCAGCGGAATTTGTGTACCGCCTGGATTTTATCCAGCAGCAGAAACTGCAGTTTGAGCGCTGGAACATTATGCTGGACAAGGCTGGCAAGGTGACCATCACGGGCACTTCCCAGCACTGGACGCCCGATCTCACCAACCTCATGACCCGCCAGCTCCTGGACCCAGCGGCCATCTTCTGGAGGAAGGAGGACTCTGATGCCATGGACTGGAATGAGGCAGATGCCCAGGAGTTTGGGGAGAGGCTGTCGGAGCTGGCCAAGATCCGGAAAGTGATGTACTTCCTAATCACCTTTGGCGAGGGCCTCGAGCCTGCCAACCTCAAGTCTTCAGTGATTTTTAATCTGCTCTGA